The Desulfatitalea tepidiphila genome window below encodes:
- a CDS encoding long-chain fatty acid--CoA ligase produces the protein MTYSIINGMASTSGDNYQLNTSTIIKYAANTFPEVEVISRQIDGKLFRYNYKEAHERIKKMANALIRLGVKPGDRIGVMEWNTHHHFELYFAISGIGAVVLQLNLRLSPVDLAYVINHSEAKFVFVGDSLLPLMESISDKIPTVKGFVVITEKKLDEIKTNLHPVLSYERILEKEDSNFEWPMVNEKSAYSACYTSGTTGKPKGVYYSHRNIYLHTMMMVMSQRLCLKDTIMQIVPMFHGQGWGVWLSAPMVGAKLVFPGRYTMETTDILVDLMISEKVTFSSGAPAIFLPMLDYIRTLPKKPDFTGLRMVSGATEPPLSMMRGYWELGKAEIVHAYGATETTPLVLVNSFKPTIKGWSMEEQWNNQKKQGLLVPGLDLKIVGPDGNQVPADGETVGELLVRGPWITASYYNDPRTEECFEDGFWKSGDAGTIDKYGYVKITDRIKDVIKSGGEWISSIDLENAIMGHVDVKEACVVGLAHPKWQERPVAFVVLRENAEGKISKQDILDSIGEQFAKWQLPDEVVFVKQLPKTSVGKLDKKTLRSQHTDFFIN, from the coding sequence ATGACCTATTCAATCATCAACGGCATGGCATCAACGTCAGGTGACAATTATCAGCTCAATACTTCGACTATAATAAAATATGCGGCAAATACCTTCCCAGAGGTAGAGGTGATTTCCCGTCAAATAGACGGTAAGCTTTTCCGCTACAATTACAAAGAGGCCCACGAGAGAATAAAGAAAATGGCGAATGCACTTATCCGTCTCGGCGTAAAACCGGGGGATCGCATAGGAGTGATGGAATGGAACACACATCATCACTTTGAACTGTATTTCGCGATTTCAGGGATAGGGGCCGTAGTGCTCCAACTGAACCTGCGTCTTTCGCCTGTAGATTTGGCTTATGTCATCAATCACAGCGAAGCAAAATTTGTGTTCGTAGGCGACTCGCTTTTACCGCTTATGGAGTCCATTTCCGACAAGATTCCGACAGTAAAGGGCTTTGTGGTTATTACTGAAAAAAAATTAGATGAGATTAAAACCAACCTTCATCCCGTTTTGAGTTACGAAAGAATTCTGGAAAAGGAAGATTCTAATTTCGAATGGCCCATGGTAAATGAAAAATCCGCATACAGCGCCTGCTATACTTCGGGAACAACAGGAAAACCAAAGGGTGTTTATTATTCTCACAGAAACATCTATCTGCACACCATGATGATGGTAATGTCGCAGAGACTCTGCCTAAAGGATACGATCATGCAGATAGTTCCGATGTTTCATGGTCAAGGATGGGGCGTCTGGCTATCCGCTCCCATGGTCGGGGCAAAACTAGTCTTTCCAGGACGCTACACTATGGAAACCACGGACATCCTTGTAGACCTGATGATCTCGGAAAAGGTGACGTTCAGTAGTGGTGCGCCCGCAATCTTTTTGCCCATGCTCGATTACATTCGCACCTTACCCAAAAAACCTGATTTTACAGGGTTACGCATGGTTTCCGGTGCCACGGAACCGCCCCTGTCGATGATGCGGGGGTACTGGGAACTTGGAAAAGCGGAAATTGTTCACGCTTATGGCGCAACAGAAACGACTCCTCTCGTTTTGGTAAATTCCTTTAAACCGACAATCAAGGGCTGGTCCATGGAAGAACAGTGGAATAATCAAAAAAAACAAGGTCTTTTGGTTCCGGGACTCGATCTGAAAATAGTTGGCCCAGATGGGAATCAAGTCCCTGCCGACGGAGAAACGGTTGGAGAACTGCTTGTCAGGGGTCCCTGGATAACGGCCAGTTATTACAATGATCCCCGAACCGAAGAGTGTTTTGAGGATGGCTTTTGGAAAAGCGGTGATGCAGGGACCATCGACAAATATGGTTATGTTAAAATCACAGACAGGATCAAGGATGTCATCAAAAGTGGTGGAGAATGGATTTCCTCCATTGATCTTGAAAACGCTATCATGGGTCATGTGGATGTCAAAGAGGCTTGTGTCGTCGGCCTTGCGCATCCAAAATGGCAGGAACGCCCTGTGGCCTTTGTTGTTTTACGAGAGAATGCTGAGGGCAAAATCAGCAAGCAGGACATCTTAGATTCTATTGGCGAGCAGTTTGCAAAATGGCAGCTTCCGGACGAGGTGGTTTTTGTGAAGCAACTCCCTAAAACCAGCGTAGGCAAGTTGGATAAAAAAACCCTTCGCTCACAACACACAGACTTCTTCATAAATTAA
- a CDS encoding CaiB/BaiF CoA transferase family protein — protein sequence MRALSGLKVLDLSMNLPGPYLTWLLAAFGADILKIENPQAPDPTRVLESDPLHPFPLFGLLNSGKKSITLNLKDAGGKEIFNRLLGRYDILVEGFRPGIMEKLGLGYDDLKKIQPRIIYVSISGFGQKGSYRLKAAHDLNYQALAGCFHSAIIAGTVPQVPSIPIADLAGGSLFGIFGLLSAVIQRGYSGVGQHVDISMFDSVFSLNLLGLCNYLTRQICPDRADSFLCGTQPFYNIYQTMDGRHITLGAVEFKFWKNFCLAVEREDLVSRQFGGEPVIKIISEIMGKRSLFDWCLIFKNVDTCVEPILSIEEVMDSGIKKFRSELQPPFHLSDSISAEYVPPPELGQHNEQILKEIGFSKKDIEDLLDRGAI from the coding sequence ATGCGGGCATTATCGGGATTGAAGGTTTTGGATTTGAGCATGAATCTTCCTGGGCCATATTTGACTTGGCTTCTAGCGGCTTTCGGGGCGGACATCCTTAAGATTGAAAACCCCCAGGCGCCAGATCCCACTCGCGTTTTGGAATCAGACCCCCTTCATCCTTTTCCGCTCTTTGGTTTGCTTAACAGTGGGAAAAAGAGCATTACCCTGAACCTGAAGGATGCGGGTGGCAAAGAAATCTTCAATAGACTCTTAGGCCGCTACGACATCCTTGTCGAAGGTTTTCGACCAGGCATCATGGAAAAATTGGGGTTGGGCTATGATGACCTAAAAAAAATACAGCCGCGGATTATTTATGTCTCGATCTCTGGATTCGGACAAAAAGGTTCTTACCGGTTAAAGGCTGCGCATGATCTGAACTACCAAGCGTTAGCCGGTTGCTTTCATTCAGCCATTATCGCCGGCACCGTTCCTCAGGTTCCCAGCATACCGATTGCCGACCTAGCTGGTGGCAGCCTTTTTGGGATTTTCGGACTCCTGTCGGCTGTTATTCAGCGCGGATATTCAGGAGTCGGGCAACACGTAGATATTTCAATGTTCGACAGCGTCTTTTCACTGAATTTACTGGGACTGTGCAATTATTTAACGAGGCAGATATGCCCAGATAGGGCAGACAGCTTCCTTTGCGGCACCCAACCGTTTTACAATATCTATCAAACCATGGATGGTCGACACATCACTTTGGGTGCCGTTGAGTTCAAGTTCTGGAAAAATTTTTGCCTTGCGGTCGAACGCGAGGATCTGGTTTCTCGCCAATTCGGAGGTGAGCCAGTAATAAAAATAATATCTGAAATCATGGGAAAACGGTCATTGTTTGATTGGTGTCTGATTTTCAAGAACGTGGACACCTGCGTCGAGCCCATTTTATCGATCGAAGAAGTTATGGATTCCGGAATAAAAAAGTTCCGCTCGGAACTGCAACCTCCGTTTCACCTGTCAGATTCCATTTCTGCGGAGTATGTCCCACCCCCCGAACTTGGCCAGCATAATGAACAAATTCTGAAGGAAATAGGTTTCTCCAAGAAAGATATTGAGGATTTATTGGATCGAGGCGCCATATGA